DNA sequence from the Candidatus Thorarchaeota archaeon genome:
ACAACAATTGAGTACAGAATCCGCTCGAATGATACTCTGGGGCATTGGAGCGATTGGACTTCTCTTGAAAATGCTACCGTCTTCATAGCTGCTTCAACTACGACAACCACAACAACAGCAACAGAAAGTACGACAACCACAGAGACTACTACCACGCCAACAGATACAGGTCCCTTCGGGCTCCCTGAGACCATCTTTGGTGTTGATACTTTGATTGTCCTAGCCGCCGTCGGTGCCTTGGTTGTGATTCTAATCGTTGTGCTGATAAAGAAACGCTAGTACGAACTGGTGGCATTGTACTCTCAGGCAATGCTGCCCACAATTGGTACAAGCTCACCACTATATTATCCGACGGAATGGAACAATCTTAGCCAATGAATCATGGTTTGACACAATTTCATACGAGCTAGAGATTCTGCCCGTTGGAATCTATAATTTCTCCATAACCCTCTTCGATTGCGCCTTGCATTCCGTAGCAGATACAGTCTATGTAGAGATATAAGACACAACGAACCCAGAGTGGCTAGAATCGCCTGTTAATCAGCAGATTGAATATGGCGAACAGTTCAGCTATCATCTTGAGGCCTCCGACTTTTCTGGAGTTGATTTCTCTATCAACGACACTGTTAATTTCGGCTTGATTGAACACAATGCTACCATCTCTGCAATGGATCTTCCTGTTGGTGAATATGGAATTCGTGTAACCGCATCGGACCCATTTGGTAACAGCATCTATGCTGATTTCAAGGTCAATGTTGTAGATACTGTCAAACCAACCTGGGACGAAGAACCAGAAAATCAAGTAATTGAGAGTGGAGATTCATTCCGTTATGATATTAACGCGACTGACTTGGCTGGAGTATCCAGCTTTTCTGCAAATAATACAGACTTCGCTATTGACGATAATGGTGTCATTACGAACGATACTTGGCTTGATTTGGGAAAACATAATTTGGAAGTAAGAGCCTACGACTCTAGCAGCAATTTCATTGCAGCTGTTTTCACTGTTACAGTGGTTGACACATTAGCTCCACAAATCGAATCTCCCCCTGATCTCCAATACACAACTGGAGAAACAGGAAATACAATTTCATGGCAAGGGGAAGATTACAATCCCGCATCATATCAGATACTCATTGATGGTGTGGAACACATTGGTGGCTCATGGAACGAGAGTTCAGAGATAATCACTATCAATCTTGACAGTCTCGATATTGGCCAATATAACTATACCATTATACTGACAGACGAAGGTGGCAATTCGGGCTCTGATGAAGTTCTTGTAATCGTAAACGCGGAAACAACAACGACCATAACAACAACATCAACTACAGAAACAACCCCCTCTACAACGCTACCTCCTAATGGTTCAAATATAAGTATAATTCTCCTGACAGTCGGAATAATCGGCGCAGCTTTTATTGTCATTATAATCAGCTATGTGAAAAAAGCAAATGGGCCCTAAAACCATAATACTCTATGAAATGGGGTGGAATTTCCGATTCTTCCACCCCAAAAGATGGTCTAGACCTTTAGTTTCTTCATGGCAACTACAAGCACTATGACCCCTGCAACTACTGCTACTCCGACCATCAACAGCATTCCTGTGTCGAGGTCACCCGGAGTAGTCGTAGTTGGAGATGTCTGGAGTCCATTTCCAACGAAGAATGTATCGTTCTCTGAGACTCCAACGTTGCTGTAGATGTCCCAAGCGTAGATCTTGAAAGTCACTTCCACACCATAAGGGTGCTGACCTGTGTTCCCCTTCCAATTCGAATCTGACACGAGTTCCATAGTAGCATTGTACCACGTAGCTCCACCATCACGGGAGTAGGAGACAATTGCAGTATCCACACCCGAAGAGTCAGTTATGGAAGCATATATCCATACCTCATCCTCAGCTGTCGGCTCACTTGGTTCTATGTGCCACGTCATACTCGGACCATGTATATCTGGATTGCGCACTATGTATGAATACACTTGCGTTGTATTCCAGTTCCCTTTGTTATCTAGTGCATAGGCTCTATAGAAAACCTCGTCTCCTTCAGCTTGGGCGGGAATCGTTGCAACATACGACCCACTTTGCTCAGTGGTTGTCAGATTGGTCCAAACCCCTCCAGTTTCAATTTTATACGCAATGGTTACATCAGCGACCCCGCTTGGGTCTGAAGCTTCAGCGCTGACTGTAACGTCGTCATCGCTTGTAGGTTCCGCTGGGTCCAGTGAAAGGGATATTGCTGGGCCTTCACCATCGTAGGCTTCCACTACGTATGAGTAGTCTGTAGATGTGTCCCAGTTGTCAAATGTATCGTTGGCTATCACCTTGTAGTTGACGGCTGAATCAACAGCTTGCGCTGGAATGTTGGCTGTGTAGACGCTTCCATCCTGTTCCATAGTAACGTTAATCCAGCCTCCTTCATTGACCGAATAAGATAGAATCGCGGTATCGATACCGCTTCCATCAGTAATCGATGCTGATACCGTGACCTCATCGAGATTTGTTGGGGTTTCGGGTGAATGGTCTACAGAATCGATTTCGGGAGGTGTTTCATCTTCAGTGACTGTATAAGACATCAGTTCTGTCTCTGTCCATTCTCCGGCCCGACTCTGGCATTTGGCTGCATACACCACCTCGGTACCAAAGCTCTGTGGAGGGACGGTGTAATTCCATTCATTTCCGACTCTATTCATCTTGTACCACGAGGATATTTCACTAGTAGGTCCAGTCTCCCAGCCGAACAGCGATCTGTTGATTCCGTAATCAGAATCTCCAACGAGACGGAAATTTACACTGCTTACGGGACTAACTTCCTCTGGTGTCTGTATAAGTGATACAATCTCAGGTGGGGCATGTACAAGCTCAGATAGAATCTGCCATGGTATGCTCTTGTCCATCAGCGGATAATTGTCCTGATGAGATTTGTCAGCGGTGATATTCCAGGTTTGGTCACCTATACCATCACTATCGCCATCTGTTCCGTTATAGTTCGGCCAATAGTTACCATATGTGTCGTTGTCCCAAGATATTGTTTGAGAATTGGAATCTATCACTATATGGGGCGCTGTTTCGTTTTGGAAAGCATTCAT
Encoded proteins:
- a CDS encoding right-handed parallel beta-helix repeat-containing protein; amino-acid sequence: MKIAAKRATYLAIGVLLLFLIANAKPISISEKSMERENVLSSMPPPSGTWSIIDSTIIESDSLIINGSIVVESGGSLLLNRSTVRMNCPSDDAYNITVRDGGSLEIVQSTIRSQTVYAWFMEADTGSDLIIRDGSSLIGAGMGSSNLVTIRCNYASITNSTLDNQHQNNLVYIYEADHAYLAHNTLSNSNGNGIETWESVNATIMYNDFVNISDKGISLTSSSDYSSVIGNHLNSIGSYGVHVLQSNYVNTSCNVLESISNHAIYHNFASYSNVTGNAIHDSDASGILYRGSYDDHLIQGNYVENLAGTGIYIGYESSLSVSQVTMKGNVVENAQDAAIRLQYVQDSDIYMNAFQNETAPHIVIDSNSQTISWDNDTYGNYWPNYNGTDGDSDGIGDQTWNITADKSHQDNYPLMDKSIPWQILSELVHAPPEIVSLIQTPEEVSPVSSVNFRLVGDSDYGINRSLFGWETGPTSEISSWYKMNRVGNEWNYTVPPQSFGTEVVYAAKCQSRAGEWTETELMSYTVTEDETPPEIDSVDHSPETPTNLDEVTVSASITDGSGIDTAILSYSVNEGGWINVTMEQDGSVYTANIPAQAVDSAVNYKVIANDTFDNWDTSTDYSYVVEAYDGEGPAISLSLDPAEPTSDDDVTVSAEASDPSGVADVTIAYKIETGGVWTNLTTTEQSGSYVATIPAQAEGDEVFYRAYALDNKGNWNTTQVYSYIVRNPDIHGPSMTWHIEPSEPTAEDEVWIYASITDSSGVDTAIVSYSRDGGATWYNATMELVSDSNWKGNTGQHPYGVEVTFKIYAWDIYSNVGVSENDTFFVGNGLQTSPTTTTPGDLDTGMLLMVGVAVVAGVIVLVVAMKKLKV